In Oryzias melastigma strain HK-1 linkage group LG16, ASM292280v2, whole genome shotgun sequence, a single genomic region encodes these proteins:
- the elp6 gene encoding elongator complex protein 6 codes for MFTELNGILNASPESFTPGEFILLSDRQSDASFLIHHFLSFYLKARCKVCFVALVQSFSHYNAVSQRLGVSLTQAKEKGQLTFLEGLKESLSVLIPQEENAENQAMSFLRDPAAGLRSLYEFVQSSVVESNGGGGAEEQWGPPVLLVDDVSVLLSLGVRVGAVLDFSHYCRATVCSQLQGNVVMLVRCDGEAEEDDEGSQQLMRGLTHQSCLTLHVQGLPTGYCRDIHGQVELCWKKRQSDGQHTPKKVFQFKVHDKGVSFFARGTSSAVL; via the exons ATGTTTACAGAGCTCAACGGCATCCTGAACGCCTCTCCGGAGAGCTTCACACCG GGAGAATTTATTCTGCTGTCTGACAGACAGAGTGATGCCTCTTTCCTCATCCatcactttctttctttttatctaAAAG CGCGAtgtaaagtgtgttttgtgGCTCTGGTCCAGTCATTCAGCCACTACAATGCAGTCAGTCAGAGACTG GGCGTCAGTTTAACCCAAGCAAAGGAAAAGGGACAGCTGACATTTCTGGAGGGTTTGAAGGAGTCGCTGTCTGTTTTGATTCCTCAAGAGGAAAATGCAGAGAATCAGGCCATGAGTTTCCTCAG GGACCCGGCTGCAGGCCTGCGCAGCCTGTACGAGTTCGTTCAGTCCAGTGTGGTTGAATCCaacgggggtgggggggcggAAGAGCAGTGGGGGCCTCCTGTGTTGCTGGTGGACGATGTCAGCGTGCTGCTGAGTCTGGGAGTCCGCGTCGGAGCGGTGTTGGACTTCAGCCACTATTGCAGGGCCACAGTCTGCTCACAGCTGCAG GGCAACGTGGTGATGCTGGTGCGCTGTGACGGGGAAGCAGAGGAGGATGATGAAGGTTCACAGCAGCTGATGAGGGGCCTGACCCACCAGAGCTGCCTCACTCTTCATGTTCAGGGTCTGCCGACAGGCTACTGCAGGGACATTCATGGTCAG GTGGAGTTGTGCTGGAAAAAGAGGCAAAGCGATGGGCAGCATACACCGAAGAAAGTCTTCCAGTTCAAGGTCCATGACAAAGGAGTCTCGTTCTTTGCTCGTGGGACATCCAGTGCGGTTCTCTAG